The following coding sequences lie in one Gemmatimonadota bacterium genomic window:
- a CDS encoding acyl-CoA carboxylase subunit beta: MSEKMKHLDALRKKAAEGGGQRRVARQHEAGKWTARERVAFLLDEGSFEEIGAFVTHDCQDFGMEGTEVLGDGVITGYGTIDGRSVYVVSEDFTVFGGSLGQAYGEKICKVMDLAMKNGAPVISLKDSGGARIQEGVVSLAGYADIFLRNVLASGVIPQISVIMGPCAGGAVYSPAMTDFVFMVEDTSYMFITGPDVIRAVTHEEVTFDELGGAHVHNSVTGVAHFSAPDEPACLAMVKELLAYLPSNNMEDALRLAPTDDPDRMDEELARIVPDDANKPYDIKEVIHRVVDNGGFFEVHGEFADNIVVGFARFNGRTAGIVANQPASLAGVLDIDASVKGARFVRFCDAFNIPLVVFEDVPGFLPGVSQEHGGIIKEGAKLLYAFCESTVPRLTVVTRKAYGGAYCVMNSKQIRADINYAWPSAQFAVMGPEASVNVLYRRELAEADDPDALRQELTAEFREKFDNPYIAAKIGYIDEVIQPQETRPRIISALEMLKNKRDANPPKKHGNIPL; the protein is encoded by the coding sequence AGGCAGCTTCGAGGAGATCGGCGCCTTCGTGACCCACGACTGTCAGGATTTCGGGATGGAAGGCACGGAAGTACTCGGCGACGGCGTGATCACGGGCTACGGCACCATCGACGGCCGCAGCGTATACGTCGTGTCGGAAGACTTCACCGTGTTCGGCGGCTCGCTGGGCCAGGCCTACGGGGAGAAGATCTGCAAGGTCATGGACCTGGCGATGAAGAACGGCGCGCCGGTCATCAGTCTCAAGGATTCCGGCGGCGCGCGCATACAGGAAGGGGTGGTCAGTCTCGCGGGCTACGCCGACATCTTCCTGCGCAACGTACTGGCTTCCGGCGTGATCCCGCAGATTTCGGTGATCATGGGGCCCTGCGCGGGCGGCGCGGTCTATTCACCGGCGATGACCGACTTCGTTTTCATGGTAGAAGACACCAGCTACATGTTCATCACCGGACCGGACGTCATCCGCGCGGTCACCCACGAAGAGGTGACTTTCGACGAACTGGGCGGCGCGCACGTGCACAATTCCGTGACGGGCGTAGCTCACTTTTCCGCGCCGGACGAACCCGCGTGTCTCGCCATGGTGAAAGAACTCCTGGCCTACCTGCCGTCGAACAACATGGAGGACGCGCTCCGGCTGGCCCCCACGGACGATCCCGATCGCATGGACGAGGAGCTCGCCCGTATCGTGCCGGATGACGCCAACAAGCCCTACGATATCAAGGAAGTGATCCACCGGGTGGTGGATAACGGCGGCTTCTTCGAAGTCCATGGCGAATTCGCCGACAACATCGTCGTGGGATTCGCCCGGTTCAACGGGCGGACCGCCGGCATCGTAGCCAATCAGCCGGCTTCGCTCGCCGGCGTGCTGGACATCGACGCGTCCGTGAAGGGCGCGCGGTTCGTGCGTTTCTGCGACGCCTTCAATATCCCCCTGGTGGTCTTCGAGGACGTGCCCGGGTTTCTGCCCGGCGTCAGCCAGGAGCACGGCGGCATTATCAAAGAAGGCGCCAAGCTGCTCTACGCGTTCTGTGAAAGCACGGTGCCCCGGCTGACCGTGGTCACGCGCAAAGCCTACGGCGGCGCCTACTGCGTGATGAACAGCAAGCAGATTCGTGCCGACATCAACTACGCCTGGCCGTCCGCGCAGTTCGCGGTCATGGGTCCGGAAGCCTCGGTGAACGTGCTTTACCGCCGGGAACTGGCCGAGGCGGACGATCCCGACGCCCTGCGCCAGGAACTGACCGCCGAGTTCAGGGAGAAGTTCGACAACCCCTACATCGCGGCGAAAATCGGGTATATCGATGAAGTGATCCAGCCCCAGGAGACCCGTCCACGTATTATTTCCGCGTTGGAGATGCTGAAGAACAAGCGAGACGCGAATCCTCCCAAGAAACACGGGAACATCCCGCTGTAA